In Helicobacter mastomyrinus, a single genomic region encodes these proteins:
- a CDS encoding ATP-grasp fold amidoligase family protein: MQGGGSCAKSIESKIQTPSNLHLLTFTSQLFEPLDLIYDSLFMSNQCLYLPKLYGIYKTFDAIDFGILPHKFVIKTNHDCGGVVMVQDKEAFLQDGISQARDKIMWHLQHNYYEQYREWHYKDIEPRIFVEELLGECIEDFRFHCFNGEVAFIQVANATHTRNDVFDTQWQKLDFMYLNPPSDIPPKKPTKFHLMLHLANLLSAPMNYVRVDLYCVDSRVYVGELTFTPNGGTGKFSPQSFDRYFGDLWHI, from the coding sequence GTGCAAGGGGGGGGGTCGTGTGCTAAAAGCATAGAATCTAAGATACAAACTCCCTCTAACCTACATCTTTTAACTTTTACCTCCCAACTTTTTGAACCCCTAGACCTCATATACGATAGCCTCTTTATGAGTAATCAATGCCTCTATCTCCCTAAGCTTTATGGCATTTATAAAACTTTTGATGCTATTGATTTTGGCATTTTGCCCCATAAATTTGTCATAAAAACCAATCACGATTGCGGCGGAGTAGTTATGGTGCAAGACAAAGAAGCCTTTTTACAAGATGGCATATCTCAAGCAAGAGATAAAATAATGTGGCATTTGCAGCATAATTACTATGAGCAATATCGCGAGTGGCATTATAAAGACATAGAGCCCCGCATTTTTGTTGAAGAACTACTAGGAGAGTGTATAGAGGACTTTAGATTCCATTGCTTTAATGGAGAGGTGGCTTTTATCCAAGTTGCTAATGCCACACATACGCGCAATGATGTATTTGACACACAATGGCAAAAACTTGATTTTATGTATCTGAATCCACCAAGTGATATACCCCCGAAGAAGCCTACCAAGTTTCATCTAATGCTTCATCTTGCCAATCTTTTATCAGCCCCTATGAATTATGTGCGCGTGGATTTGTATTGTGTAGATTCTAGGGTGTATGTAGGAGAGCTTACCTTTACCCCAAATGGAGGCACAGGAAAATTTTCCCCGCAAAGCTTTGATAGATATTT